The following are encoded together in the Proteiniphilum saccharofermentans genome:
- a CDS encoding MarC family protein, producing the protein MTMLNGVEIISAFLVLFAIIDVTGAVPIFLNLRSQDRTIHPEKAAFYSLLILVGFLFVGEWILKLFQLDISAFAVAGAVVLLILSIEMIFGVEIFKNDSTSTDNSSTLFPVVFPLIAGPGSFTTLLSMRAEFHIVNIIIAVILNLAIVYLVLRYLDLVKKLLGESGAYILRKFFGVILMAISVKLLTSNLSALISTVNGVAA; encoded by the coding sequence ATGACAATGCTTAACGGAGTTGAAATTATTAGTGCTTTTTTGGTTCTGTTTGCAATTATCGATGTAACAGGAGCAGTCCCTATCTTTCTGAATCTAAGGAGTCAGGACAGAACGATCCATCCCGAAAAAGCAGCTTTCTATTCACTTCTGATTTTAGTAGGTTTTTTATTTGTCGGAGAATGGATATTAAAACTTTTCCAACTTGATATTTCAGCTTTTGCCGTTGCCGGTGCTGTTGTGCTATTAATTCTTTCCATAGAGATGATTTTTGGCGTAGAGATATTTAAGAATGATAGTACCTCTACCGATAATTCCTCTACGTTGTTCCCGGTTGTCTTTCCTCTGATTGCCGGACCGGGAAGCTTTACCACCCTACTTTCCATGCGTGCTGAATTCCATATTGTGAATATCATTATAGCGGTGATACTGAATCTGGCCATCGTCTATTTGGTATTGCGATATCTCGATCTGGTAAAGAAGCTGTTGGGAGAGAGTGGTGCTTATATCCTCCGCAAATTTTTTGGAGTCATCCTCATGGCTATATCAGTGAAATTACTTACTTCCAACCTGTCTGCACTTATCTCAACTGTAAACGGTGTGGCCGCATAA
- a CDS encoding glycosyltransferase family protein, producing MKHWKTYIERQKTEYLHTIIPPETAAEIVVVIPCYNEPALFETLENLCAADRPDANVLTVVILNSGVLAGEEVVAQNRISYEKTNLFAERYNEDSFVFLPLLFEDLPRKHAGVGLARKIGMDLAVEHFLRNEKPRGIIVSLDADCTVSSNFLITIWEAFSRDKSLNGTIHDFRHRVEAGSPLTEGAARQYEAYIRYFRSMLEYTGFPYYWHTIGSAFAVSADAYVRVGGMGRQQGGEDFYFLQKVFALGNIRELKDTTVFPMARLSDRVPFGTGPSLQKIVNEPDGNVRAYSKRAFEELKRLFDMKDGFFGKDTQTVEIMIAGLHPSLLQFLREIDFLTLVRDCNENSASLATFRKRFFHHFNAFRTIKYLNQVHPEPFPYESFATLVDKY from the coding sequence ATGAAGCATTGGAAAACATATATCGAAAGGCAGAAAACGGAATACCTACACACCATCATTCCGCCTGAGACAGCAGCGGAAATAGTCGTGGTAATTCCCTGCTACAACGAACCCGCCCTGTTTGAAACATTGGAAAATCTCTGTGCTGCCGATCGCCCTGATGCAAACGTGTTGACGGTGGTTATACTCAATTCGGGTGTGCTTGCTGGTGAGGAGGTTGTGGCGCAGAATAGGATTTCTTATGAAAAGACCAACCTGTTTGCAGAGCGTTATAATGAAGATAGTTTCGTCTTTTTGCCGTTGCTGTTCGAAGATTTACCGCGAAAACATGCCGGTGTGGGTCTGGCACGAAAAATAGGGATGGATCTGGCAGTGGAGCATTTTCTACGTAATGAGAAGCCGCGAGGTATAATTGTTTCCCTGGATGCTGATTGTACGGTCTCGTCCAATTTCCTGATAACTATATGGGAGGCTTTCTCCCGTGATAAGTCACTGAATGGCACCATTCATGATTTTCGTCACCGGGTAGAAGCAGGTAGCCCTCTGACGGAAGGCGCAGCAAGGCAGTATGAAGCCTATATCCGTTATTTTCGGTCGATGTTGGAATATACAGGCTTCCCTTATTATTGGCACACGATTGGATCCGCATTTGCAGTGTCGGCAGACGCCTATGTGCGTGTGGGAGGTATGGGGCGACAACAGGGAGGGGAAGATTTTTATTTCCTGCAAAAGGTATTTGCTCTTGGGAATATTCGCGAACTGAAAGATACAACGGTTTTTCCAATGGCACGACTTTCCGATCGGGTTCCATTTGGAACAGGACCCTCATTACAAAAAATTGTAAATGAACCGGATGGTAATGTGAGAGCCTATTCGAAGAGGGCGTTCGAAGAATTGAAACGACTCTTCGATATGAAAGATGGCTTCTTTGGGAAAGATACGCAAACGGTAGAAATAATGATAGCTGGTCTGCACCCGTCATTGCTGCAATTCTTGCGGGAAATCGATTTCCTTACGCTTGTCAGGGATTGTAATGAGAACAGTGCTTCCCTTGCTACATTCCGGAAACGTTTTTTTCATCATTTCAATGCGTTCAGGACTATCAAATACCTGAATCAGGTACATCCCGAACCTTTTCCTTATGAAAGTTTTGCTACGTTGGTTGACAAATATTAG
- a CDS encoding OmpH family outer membrane protein translates to MKNSTPYIVSGVLAVAIIILYVLHFTSKPSTGRSAQKDLTTLLNDSSITLPIGYVNVDSLLMNYNFAKDLNESLLRKQESTRATLNQREGQIRNAAADFERKLRNNAFLSTERAQQEQNRIMQMDQEYQQLAERLTQEFMIEQEKLNIQMEDTIRARMREFNRDKHYEIIFSNRTTSTILLAEDKYDITNEVVEFLNSKYGPATAAATSGK, encoded by the coding sequence ATGAAGAATTCTACTCCTTACATCGTCAGCGGAGTGTTGGCGGTCGCAATCATTATTCTTTACGTTTTACATTTTACATCCAAACCATCCACCGGCAGATCCGCACAAAAAGATCTTACTACTTTGCTTAACGACTCTTCCATTACATTGCCAATCGGTTATGTGAATGTGGATTCATTGTTGATGAATTATAATTTTGCCAAGGATCTCAACGAATCGCTGTTGAGAAAGCAGGAGAGTACCCGGGCAACGTTGAATCAGAGGGAGGGGCAGATTCGTAATGCTGCTGCCGATTTTGAGCGCAAACTACGTAATAATGCATTCTTAAGCACGGAAAGGGCACAGCAGGAACAAAACCGGATAATGCAGATGGATCAGGAATACCAGCAGTTGGCCGAACGGTTGACACAGGAATTTATGATAGAGCAGGAAAAACTGAATATCCAGATGGAAGATACCATCAGGGCAAGAATGAGGGAATTCAACCGCGACAAGCATTATGAAATTATATTCAGCAACAGGACCACCAGTACGATCCTGCTTGCCGAAGACAAATATGACATTACCAACGAAGTGGTTGAATTTTTGAATAGTAAGTACGGTCCAGCCACAGCAGCTGCTACTTCGGGAAAATAA
- a CDS encoding aminoacyl-histidine dipeptidase, with protein MTITDLQPSAIWNYFYQITQIPRPSKKEEKILAYLLDFAREHGLEAKQDKVGNIVITKPATPGKENIPTVILQSHVDMVCEKNSDVTHDFDNNPIETIIDGDWIKANGTTLGADNGIGVAAQLAVLAADDISHGKIEALFTVDEETGLTGANSLDKDLLTGSILLNLDTEEEGEIYIGCAGGKGTKAYFKYKEKDVPKKYFWFKVQVKGLRGGHSGSDIDKKLGNANKILTRFLHSITRKKYGMALSEIGGGNLHNAIPREAYALLGVKEKYKEDIRVKLNTFLAQVQEEYKHTDPGLDIQLESVQIPSKVINKKTTEKLISALYACPHGVIGMSYDIPGLVETSTNLASVKMIDNHLVEVGSSQRSSVESQKEYVVNMVSSVFELAGAKITHNDGYPGWQPNPDSNILKHAQKEYEALFGKSPKVKAIHAGLECGLFLEKYPHLDMISIGPDMTDVHSPDEKMKISSVGKFWDFLVKILENMPAEK; from the coding sequence ATGACGATAACAGATTTACAACCTTCCGCCATCTGGAATTATTTTTACCAGATCACACAAATTCCAAGACCATCTAAAAAAGAGGAGAAAATCCTCGCCTATCTGCTCGATTTTGCCCGTGAACATGGTTTAGAAGCAAAGCAGGACAAAGTCGGCAATATAGTAATAACCAAGCCCGCCACTCCGGGTAAAGAGAATATTCCTACGGTGATCCTGCAATCGCATGTGGATATGGTTTGCGAGAAAAATTCAGATGTGACGCATGATTTCGATAATAATCCCATAGAGACAATTATCGACGGTGATTGGATAAAAGCAAACGGCACTACGCTGGGAGCTGACAATGGTATAGGTGTGGCTGCCCAGTTAGCTGTGTTGGCTGCCGATGATATTAGTCACGGTAAAATCGAAGCGCTCTTCACTGTGGATGAAGAGACAGGACTGACAGGCGCTAATTCGCTCGACAAAGATCTTCTCACAGGTAGTATTCTGCTCAATCTCGATACGGAAGAGGAAGGTGAAATATATATAGGATGTGCGGGGGGAAAAGGCACGAAAGCCTATTTCAAATACAAGGAAAAAGATGTACCAAAGAAATATTTCTGGTTCAAGGTGCAAGTAAAAGGGCTGCGTGGTGGTCACTCGGGTAGTGATATCGACAAAAAACTGGGCAATGCCAATAAAATACTCACCCGCTTTCTGCACTCCATTACAAGAAAAAAATATGGCATGGCCCTCTCCGAAATTGGTGGGGGAAATCTACATAACGCCATTCCCAGGGAAGCATACGCACTTCTGGGAGTAAAAGAGAAATACAAAGAAGACATAAGGGTGAAACTAAATACTTTTCTGGCTCAGGTACAAGAAGAATACAAACATACCGATCCCGGTCTCGACATTCAACTTGAGTCTGTACAGATCCCTTCAAAAGTGATCAACAAGAAGACTACCGAGAAACTGATTAGCGCGTTGTATGCCTGTCCCCATGGTGTTATCGGCATGAGTTACGATATCCCCGGACTGGTAGAGACATCGACCAACCTGGCATCTGTAAAGATGATTGACAATCACCTGGTTGAAGTCGGTTCCAGCCAGCGCAGTTCCGTCGAGTCCCAGAAAGAGTATGTGGTGAATATGGTATCCTCTGTATTTGAACTGGCCGGTGCAAAAATAACCCATAATGACGGATATCCGGGATGGCAACCCAATCCCGATTCCAATATTCTGAAACATGCGCAAAAAGAGTATGAAGCACTGTTCGGGAAAAGCCCTAAAGTAAAGGCTATCCATGCAGGTCTTGAATGCGGGTTATTCCTCGAAAAATATCCTCATCTCGACATGATCTCCATAGGGCCGGATATGACCGATGTACATTCACCCGACGAAAAAATGAAGATCTCTTCCGTGGGTAAATTCTGGGATTTCCTGGTAAAGATCCTGGAAAATATGCCGGCGGAGAAATAA
- a CDS encoding endonuclease/exonuclease/phosphatase family protein, which produces MRHFFILSLLLIIHTTGVVAQNDFRIMFYNVENLFDTHDDPLKEDDDFLPDGFMRWTPWKYWEKLRNITRVITAVGGMQSPALIGLCEIENDSVLFDLTKRSPLRAQEYDYIITDSPDDRGINVALLYQRDQFKPLQTSEYEIKFRSKKIRPTRNILHVTGEVLNGNLLDIFVCHFPSRSGGQRESEPARIEAAALLKDKADSLFTLRENPHIIIMGDFNDHPEDKSLSQILKAKSIMPPLQKNQLYNLFYHRSKEPEFGSYKYQGKWEILDQFIVSGNLLMEENHIYVKNNEAHLFKADFLLEDDERYYGKKPYRTSAGPRYIGGFSDHLPIYMDLILILEDH; this is translated from the coding sequence ATGCGCCATTTCTTCATTCTCAGTCTTCTACTGATTATCCATACTACGGGGGTCGTTGCACAAAACGACTTCCGTATTATGTTTTACAACGTAGAAAACCTGTTCGACACACATGATGACCCGTTGAAGGAGGACGACGATTTCTTACCGGATGGTTTTATGCGGTGGACACCATGGAAGTATTGGGAGAAACTGCGGAATATTACCCGTGTGATTACAGCTGTCGGCGGTATGCAATCTCCTGCATTAATCGGGCTGTGCGAGATAGAAAACGACTCAGTGCTTTTCGACCTCACAAAACGATCACCCTTGCGGGCACAGGAATATGATTATATTATTACCGATTCGCCTGATGATCGGGGGATCAATGTGGCACTGCTCTATCAGCGTGATCAATTCAAACCTTTACAGACCAGCGAATACGAAATAAAGTTCAGAAGCAAAAAAATCAGGCCGACACGCAATATTCTTCACGTCACCGGAGAGGTACTCAATGGAAACCTCCTCGACATTTTCGTCTGCCATTTCCCCTCACGCAGCGGTGGACAGCGGGAAAGCGAGCCCGCACGCATAGAGGCGGCAGCTCTTCTGAAAGACAAGGCAGACAGCCTGTTTACTCTCCGGGAAAATCCCCATATCATTATTATGGGTGACTTCAATGACCATCCCGAAGACAAAAGTCTTTCTCAAATATTGAAAGCTAAAAGCATAATGCCACCACTCCAGAAGAATCAGTTGTATAACCTTTTCTATCACCGCTCAAAAGAACCCGAATTCGGCTCTTATAAATATCAGGGAAAATGGGAGATCCTCGATCAATTTATCGTCAGCGGAAATCTTTTAATGGAAGAGAACCATATTTACGTAAAGAACAATGAAGCGCATCTCTTCAAAGCCGATTTCCTGTTGGAAGATGATGAAAGGTATTACGGTAAAAAACCTTACAGGACAAGTGCAGGGCCACGCTATATAGGTGGATTCAGTGATCACCTGCCCATTTATATGGATCTGATTCTTATTTTAGAAGATCATTAA
- a CDS encoding Sec-independent protein translocase subunit TatA/TatB, whose product MNPLLINLNGWEIPIIVLVILILFGGKKIPEFMKGLGKGINSFKKGLKDIEEDIKAEPTENNSSSNN is encoded by the coding sequence ATGAATCCATTACTTATCAACTTAAACGGATGGGAAATACCTATTATAGTTTTGGTTATTCTGATTCTTTTCGGAGGGAAAAAAATACCTGAATTCATGAAAGGTCTTGGAAAAGGCATCAATAGCTTTAAAAAAGGACTAAAGGATATTGAAGAAGATATTAAGGCCGAACCGACAGAAAATAATTCATCATCTAATAATTAA
- the tatC gene encoding twin-arginine translocase subunit TatC: protein MSEKEMSFWDHLEEFRWTIIRVIIAVIAFSVVGFIVIPHIFDSVILAARSSDFVTYRFFEKVSEYIPFLPDFSADSFSVEMLNINMTTQFMTYISTSLMFGVLCTIPYILYELWKFISPALYENEAKGVKTVFGFGGFMFIIGCLVGYFVVFPLIFRFLITFELSESIENMISLDSYMNNFYTLILIMGLVFEMPLVFWLLSKLGLIYRSFFRKFRRHAVVGSLLAAALITPSGDPFSLFVVTVPIYMLWEISAFMVKKDPPEEEENLPAVFE from the coding sequence ATGTCAGAGAAGGAAATGTCTTTTTGGGATCATCTGGAAGAGTTCCGATGGACCATTATTCGTGTTATTATTGCCGTGATCGCTTTCTCTGTTGTCGGATTCATCGTTATACCCCATATTTTCGACTCAGTTATACTTGCTGCCCGTTCGTCCGATTTTGTCACCTATCGTTTTTTTGAGAAAGTAAGTGAATATATTCCTTTTTTGCCTGATTTCTCAGCCGACTCCTTCTCCGTAGAGATGCTAAATATAAACATGACTACTCAGTTTATGACTTATATCTCTACGTCGTTGATGTTTGGCGTACTCTGCACCATCCCCTATATACTATATGAGTTATGGAAATTTATCAGCCCTGCACTTTATGAGAATGAAGCGAAAGGAGTAAAAACTGTCTTTGGATTTGGGGGATTCATGTTTATAATAGGCTGCTTAGTGGGTTATTTCGTGGTATTTCCTTTAATATTCCGCTTCCTTATCACATTTGAATTAAGCGAATCCATAGAGAATATGATCTCGCTCGACTCTTATATGAACAATTTCTATACCCTTATCCTGATTATGGGGTTGGTATTCGAAATGCCATTGGTATTCTGGCTGTTATCCAAACTTGGACTGATTTACCGTTCTTTTTTCCGGAAATTCCGTCGCCATGCCGTGGTCGGCTCACTCTTGGCTGCTGCGTTGATCACTCCTTCAGGTGATCCTTTTTCCCTTTTCGTGGTGACCGTACCTATTTATATGCTTTGGGAGATCAGTGCCTTTATGGTAAAGAAAGATCCACCTGAAGAAGAAGAAAATCTCCCGGCTGTATTCGAGTAG
- a CDS encoding YccF domain-containing protein, producing the protein MKTLGNIIWVVFGGVFIAIEYLLGSVALMVTIIGIPFGLQSLKLAEVALWPFGKKVVQKEPSSGCLSFLMNVIWFFVGGVPIVLTHLLFGLLFYITIIGIPFGNQHFKLMNLALTPFGRTIVNK; encoded by the coding sequence ATGAAGACTTTGGGAAATATTATCTGGGTAGTATTCGGTGGCGTTTTTATCGCCATTGAATACCTGTTGGGCAGTGTGGCGCTGATGGTCACTATTATCGGCATCCCTTTTGGACTCCAATCGTTGAAACTTGCCGAGGTGGCACTATGGCCTTTCGGTAAGAAGGTGGTGCAAAAAGAACCATCTTCAGGATGCCTCTCTTTTCTGATGAATGTAATCTGGTTTTTTGTAGGCGGAGTCCCTATCGTACTCACTCACCTGCTGTTCGGTCTGCTGTTTTATATTACCATTATCGGTATTCCTTTTGGCAATCAGCATTTCAAACTGATGAACCTGGCACTCACTCCTTTCGGAAGAACGATCGTAAACAAGTAG
- a CDS encoding RidA family protein, with product MKKIISTDNAPAAIGPYSQAIEANGMLFLSGMLPIDPSNGNIVPGGVKEQTTQIFRNIEAVLTAAGVTMDNIVKTTVFLDDMSLFAEMNEVYATRFTGTFPARSAFAVKALPKNALVEIEVIAVK from the coding sequence ATGAAAAAAATAATTTCAACTGACAATGCGCCTGCGGCTATAGGCCCCTACAGCCAGGCTATTGAAGCCAACGGGATGCTGTTCCTGTCGGGTATGTTACCTATTGATCCATCGAACGGAAATATTGTTCCTGGTGGTGTGAAAGAGCAGACCACTCAAATATTCAGGAATATAGAAGCAGTGCTGACAGCAGCCGGCGTTACGATGGATAATATTGTGAAAACGACGGTATTTCTGGATGATATGTCGCTGTTCGCGGAGATGAACGAAGTGTATGCTACCCGTTTCACCGGTACTTTTCCGGCTCGTTCGGCCTTTGCAGTAAAAGCTCTCCCGAAAAATGCACTGGTAGAAATAGAAGTGATTGCCGTAAAATGA
- the rlmB gene encoding 23S rRNA (guanosine(2251)-2'-O)-methyltransferase RlmB codes for MKEKEMIFGIRAVIEAVEAGKDMDKVLVKRELSGELFLELQELLRRYEIPMQKVPVERIDRITRKNHQGVIAFTSAVTYQKLENVVPLLYEEGKIPFILVLDGVTDVRNFGAIARTCEVAGVDAIVIPERGSVSVNADAIKTSAGALHSIPVCREKSLKEAIVFLRNSGIKVVAATEKATSFYTGTDFSVPAAIVMGSEDAGVAPEHLRICDELVRIPQSGTIQSLNVSVAAGVLIYEVVRQRNI; via the coding sequence ATGAAGGAAAAAGAGATGATCTTCGGCATTCGTGCCGTTATTGAGGCGGTGGAAGCCGGAAAAGATATGGACAAGGTGCTGGTAAAGCGGGAATTGTCGGGTGAGTTATTCTTGGAATTGCAGGAACTGCTCCGCCGTTATGAGATACCGATGCAGAAGGTGCCGGTGGAGCGGATAGACCGTATCACCCGGAAGAACCATCAGGGGGTGATCGCATTCACTTCGGCTGTTACCTACCAGAAACTGGAAAATGTAGTGCCGTTGCTCTATGAAGAGGGAAAAATACCGTTTATATTGGTATTGGATGGAGTGACCGATGTGCGTAATTTCGGTGCTATCGCACGTACCTGCGAGGTGGCGGGCGTGGATGCTATCGTAATACCCGAGAGAGGAAGCGTGTCGGTGAATGCCGATGCGATAAAGACCTCGGCCGGTGCATTGCATTCTATTCCTGTCTGCCGTGAAAAAAGCCTGAAAGAGGCCATCGTCTTTCTTAGAAACAGTGGAATAAAAGTGGTGGCTGCCACTGAAAAGGCTACCTCCTTTTACACTGGGACAGATTTTTCTGTGCCGGCCGCCATTGTAATGGGATCGGAAGATGCCGGCGTGGCTCCCGAGCACCTCCGTATTTGTGACGAACTGGTGAGGATCCCTCAATCCGGGACAATCCAGTCACTCAACGTATCCGTTGCGGCTGGAGTGTTGATCTATGAGGTGGTAAGGCAGAGGAATATCTAG
- the recN gene encoding DNA repair protein RecN, which yields MLKSLYIQNFALIDSLRIGFDPGFSVISGETGAGKSIILGALSLILGQRADVKQIKQDAERCVIEGVFDVSAYHLASFFEEMDWVYDGEECILRREIWSNGKSRAFVNDSPVYLNDLKGLGDRLIDIHSQHQNLSLNDNFFQLNVVDLLADTRKERADYGEAYAVYRASERALGDLREQSRKNREEEDYLRFQYSALEEMNLQPGEQAQLEEELEAVSHAEEIKTGLYAATALLSEEERSVESMLRTVADTLHNVQRFYPKLSELVSRVDSAFIELKDVREEIAGYFEEVEFDPGRRELLEERLSAIYDLQKKHSATTVEELITLRDEMGRKLENIDSLDERLQALEKETGEKRETMMARAEMLSVKRKKAIPRIEKELVERLAYLRMPNVKFQCEFKTKEMPDATGADTVQFLFSANKNVAPQPVSQIASGGEMSRLMLCIKSMIAGATSLPTIIFDEIDTGTSGEVADRVGAIMEEMGTRMQVIGITHLPQIASKGTAHFLVYKEDLGNIVTTKIKELTPEERIQEIARMLSGAEITEQAIENAKVMLNRN from the coding sequence ATGTTAAAGTCGCTATACATACAGAATTTTGCATTGATCGATTCTCTCAGGATCGGGTTTGATCCCGGCTTCTCGGTAATCTCAGGTGAGACGGGAGCCGGTAAATCGATTATTCTTGGAGCCCTTTCGCTGATCCTCGGGCAGCGTGCCGATGTGAAGCAGATCAAACAGGATGCTGAAAGGTGTGTCATAGAAGGTGTTTTCGATGTTTCGGCATATCATCTTGCCTCTTTTTTCGAAGAGATGGATTGGGTATATGATGGTGAAGAGTGTATTCTTCGCCGGGAAATATGGAGTAATGGGAAATCGCGTGCTTTTGTGAATGACTCCCCTGTCTACCTGAATGATCTGAAAGGGTTGGGAGACAGGTTGATCGACATCCATTCCCAACACCAGAACCTGTCGCTGAACGATAACTTTTTCCAGTTGAATGTGGTGGATCTGCTGGCCGATACAAGGAAAGAGCGTGCGGATTATGGAGAGGCTTATGCTGTTTATCGTGCTTCTGAAAGGGCATTGGGTGATCTCCGGGAGCAATCCCGTAAAAACCGGGAAGAGGAAGACTATCTCAGGTTTCAATATAGTGCACTTGAGGAGATGAATCTTCAACCCGGTGAACAGGCACAACTCGAAGAAGAACTGGAGGCAGTTTCTCATGCCGAAGAGATAAAGACAGGGCTTTACGCAGCTACTGCACTCCTGTCGGAAGAAGAGCGGAGCGTGGAGTCGATGCTGCGCACAGTGGCAGATACATTGCACAATGTGCAACGGTTTTATCCGAAATTATCCGAATTGGTTTCAAGGGTAGATTCTGCTTTTATAGAATTGAAAGATGTGCGTGAGGAAATCGCCGGTTATTTCGAAGAGGTGGAATTTGACCCCGGTCGAAGAGAGTTGTTGGAAGAACGCCTAAGTGCGATCTATGACCTGCAAAAGAAACATTCTGCCACTACAGTGGAAGAGCTGATTACTTTGCGTGACGAGATGGGGCGGAAATTGGAGAATATTGATTCGCTTGACGAGCGGTTGCAAGCGTTGGAGAAGGAGACCGGAGAGAAACGGGAGACCATGATGGCGAGAGCTGAAATGTTAAGTGTAAAAAGGAAGAAAGCGATACCCCGTATTGAGAAAGAGTTGGTAGAACGACTTGCCTACCTGAGGATGCCCAATGTGAAGTTTCAATGTGAGTTCAAAACCAAAGAGATGCCTGACGCGACAGGAGCTGATACGGTGCAGTTTCTTTTCTCTGCCAATAAGAATGTGGCTCCCCAACCTGTTTCTCAAATTGCTTCAGGTGGTGAAATGTCTCGTTTGATGCTGTGTATCAAATCGATGATTGCGGGAGCCACGTCATTGCCGACCATCATTTTCGATGAGATCGACACCGGAACCTCGGGCGAAGTGGCTGACAGGGTAGGAGCTATCATGGAAGAGATGGGCACACGGATGCAGGTAATCGGTATCACACATCTTCCGCAGATCGCATCCAAAGGAACAGCCCATTTCCTGGTGTATAAGGAGGATTTGGGCAATATCGTAACGACAAAAATAAAAGAACTGACACCCGAAGAGCGGATACAGGAAATTGCACGCATGCTGAGCGGTGCAGAAATTACGGAACAGGCGATCGAAAATGCCAAAGTGATGCTGAATAGAAACTAA
- the porD gene encoding type IX secretion system protein PorD: MSRRERYSCLILLFLVVAGIFPLSGQELNAIVKVNSSRVQGANRQVFSTLEESLRNFINGRKWTDSHLRTDERINCSFTLVITETLSSGSFKSELYVQSYRPVENSTYITPLLNIRDTEMEFDYTEHQSLQFDLSFIRENLTATIAYYAYLILGLDLDSRSLLEGTSCFRNMELVATNVQSYGWKGWDRRNNRNRSAIAAAFNDGALEEYRQMWFDYHRKGLDVPAGHGRPGSKEVVPSILTLSALQAERPTSVLIKLFGDTKLEEMVNLLFKADAPEKKQAYEALMKLYPARNTELGRLR; this comes from the coding sequence ATGAGTCGACGAGAAAGATATAGCTGTTTGATACTTCTGTTTCTTGTGGTTGCAGGAATATTTCCTCTTTCCGGACAGGAATTGAATGCTATTGTAAAGGTGAACAGTTCCAGGGTTCAGGGTGCAAACAGGCAGGTGTTTAGTACCCTTGAAGAGTCGTTGCGGAATTTTATCAACGGGCGTAAGTGGACGGATAGCCATCTTCGGACGGATGAACGGATAAATTGTTCTTTTACATTGGTTATTACCGAGACGCTCTCTTCCGGTTCTTTTAAAAGCGAGTTGTATGTGCAGTCGTACCGGCCGGTAGAGAACAGTACTTATATCACTCCCTTGTTGAATATACGTGATACCGAGATGGAGTTCGATTATACCGAACACCAATCCCTGCAGTTTGATCTCAGTTTTATCCGGGAGAACCTGACGGCTACCATCGCCTATTATGCCTATCTGATTTTGGGGCTCGACCTTGACTCCCGGTCTTTACTGGAGGGTACCTCTTGTTTCCGTAATATGGAATTGGTTGCAACCAATGTACAATCTTACGGATGGAAAGGGTGGGATCGCCGCAACAATCGCAATCGCTCGGCTATCGCTGCCGCTTTTAATGATGGAGCTTTGGAAGAGTATCGGCAGATGTGGTTTGATTATCACCGGAAAGGGTTGGATGTGCCGGCCGGACATGGCAGGCCGGGATCAAAAGAAGTAGTTCCTTCTATATTGACTTTGTCGGCTTTGCAGGCGGAACGCCCGACCAGCGTATTGATAAAACTATTTGGCGATACCAAACTCGAAGAGATGGTAAACCTTCTTTTCAAAGCAGATGCCCCGGAAAAGAAACAGGCCTATGAGGCTCTTATGAAATTATATCCCGCCCGCAATACTGAATTGGGACGGTTGAGATAA
- a CDS encoding peptide deformylase yields the protein MIFVEYWDEKGNFHREYLEGYSGSETFSDVIFQHEYGHLRDILFTDKFCPGIEPELQ from the coding sequence ATGATTTTTGTGGAATATTGGGATGAAAAGGGGAATTTTCATCGTGAATATCTGGAAGGATATAGCGGGAGTGAGACTTTTTCGGACGTGATCTTCCAGCATGAATATGGCCATCTTCGGGATATATTGTTCACGGATAAGTTTTGTCCGGGGATAGAACCGGAGTTGCAATAG